The following proteins are encoded in a genomic region of Candidatus Dependentiae bacterium:
- the bamA gene encoding outer membrane protein assembly factor BamA, translated as MLSKNLNVKSFILFFLCLIFNTNILNADLNDNSNKINKIKIFGNKHVKKYLIINKLPWKVGENFDETKTAMTINNIYSLGYFKQIKIEKEILKNSKVNLFITVEEKDLLANLEFEGNKTISSDKIRKELALDKLITIDDETLEKISTGIKKLYADESFHNIKIETKIIPDAKIEKKSSAKFIITEGIRSVIVSVNFVGNNQISDRKLRKMISTREEWLLGFLDDAGKYKKDDLEMDKHRIEYIYKDLGYLTTSVPKVDVDFSEQDKKIKVTFHIKEGDQFIIAKINTVVDDEVSDSDQREYITLDENKPYCQSKMLETITNLKNLWGKLGYINADVYPQVIPDEQTKTVEINFDVEKGKKIYVNRIDISGNTYTRDKVIRRQIDLEEGDLITTKKLNASQANVEYLSYFERGGVNWKIHRLSEDKANLEMNIKETKTGSANIGLTYGSDRFNPQPSVKVRGNIEKKNLFGLGFDVGGTIQASRHHIQDISATFFDPAILDSDSSVFATIYKRWEEYEQWTNVTVMPKEKTTGGSGRFGFYLPQLDKRLQFLTELGIESISNNNPHAKGPNAAIFEPIVRQKFQEGTLAWLCFDLIKDTRNHKVYPNSGYKTILHTKLAPPAVNEEYSFLKAELEGSWYTPLIGDDNLVLGMHAKFGVVEPVGGTYYITQIDSDGIASKVEKRKIIPYKELFNMGGQDTVRGFVWGSIGPAWTTGANDQNGSPMGSKYMFQFNAELIFPLIPDYSMKGHFFYDAGAGWDTPKDAITQEDRAYIKRDRFKLRHAVGFGLNLTQPVPAKIDWGYKLDRDKAAGESPSEFHISMNYAF; from the coding sequence ATGTTATCTAAAAATTTAAACGTAAAGAGTTTTATACTCTTTTTTTTGTGTCTTATATTTAATACAAATATCTTAAATGCAGATTTAAACGATAATTCAAATAAAATAAATAAAATAAAAATTTTTGGTAATAAACACGTAAAAAAATATTTAATAATAAATAAGTTGCCTTGGAAAGTTGGCGAAAATTTCGATGAAACAAAAACGGCAATGACTATAAATAACATATATTCACTAGGCTATTTCAAACAAATAAAAATAGAAAAAGAGATCTTAAAAAATTCAAAAGTAAATTTATTTATTACCGTAGAAGAAAAAGATTTATTGGCAAATTTGGAGTTTGAAGGCAACAAAACAATAAGCTCCGATAAAATAAGAAAAGAATTGGCACTCGATAAATTGATTACAATAGATGATGAAACATTGGAAAAAATTTCAACAGGCATCAAAAAATTGTATGCAGACGAGAGTTTTCATAATATAAAAATTGAAACAAAAATAATTCCTGATGCAAAAATAGAAAAAAAATCTTCTGCCAAATTTATAATAACTGAAGGCATTAGATCGGTTATTGTCAGTGTAAACTTTGTAGGCAATAATCAAATTTCAGATCGCAAATTAAGAAAAATGATTTCAACACGCGAAGAATGGCTTTTAGGATTTTTAGATGATGCCGGTAAATATAAAAAAGACGACCTTGAAATGGATAAACACAGAATTGAATATATTTACAAAGATTTGGGATATCTTACAACAAGTGTGCCTAAAGTTGATGTAGATTTTTCAGAACAAGATAAAAAAATTAAAGTTACATTTCATATAAAAGAAGGCGACCAATTTATTATTGCAAAAATAAATACTGTCGTTGACGATGAAGTTTCCGACTCGGATCAGCGTGAATATATTACACTTGATGAAAACAAACCATACTGCCAATCAAAGATGTTGGAAACAATCACAAATCTAAAAAATCTTTGGGGTAAATTAGGTTATATCAATGCTGACGTCTATCCGCAAGTAATTCCTGATGAACAAACCAAAACGGTTGAAATAAATTTTGACGTTGAAAAAGGCAAAAAAATATATGTAAACAGAATAGATATTTCAGGAAACACTTACACCAGAGATAAAGTAATAAGAAGACAAATTGATCTTGAAGAGGGAGATCTTATTACAACCAAAAAATTAAATGCTTCACAAGCGAATGTTGAATATTTGAGTTACTTTGAACGAGGCGGAGTAAATTGGAAAATTCACAGACTAAGTGAAGATAAAGCAAATTTGGAAATGAACATAAAAGAAACTAAAACAGGAAGTGCAAATATCGGATTAACCTATGGTAGTGACAGATTTAATCCACAACCATCGGTAAAAGTTCGCGGTAACATTGAAAAGAAAAATTTATTTGGATTAGGCTTTGACGTTGGCGGAACAATTCAAGCAAGCAGACATCATATTCAAGACATATCCGCAACATTTTTTGATCCGGCAATTTTAGATTCGGATTCATCCGTTTTTGCAACAATATATAAACGCTGGGAAGAATATGAACAATGGACAAACGTTACGGTAATGCCAAAAGAAAAAACAACAGGAGGTAGCGGAAGATTTGGTTTTTACTTACCACAACTTGATAAACGTTTACAATTTTTAACAGAACTTGGAATAGAAAGCATTTCAAATAATAATCCACATGCAAAAGGTCCAAACGCAGCAATATTTGAACCTATTGTCAGACAAAAATTTCAAGAAGGAACTTTAGCTTGGCTTTGTTTTGATTTGATAAAAGATACACGTAATCATAAGGTTTATCCAAACTCCGGATACAAAACAATTTTACACACCAAATTAGCACCACCTGCAGTAAATGAAGAATACAGTTTTTTAAAGGCAGAACTTGAAGGCAGCTGGTATACACCGTTAATCGGAGATGACAATTTAGTTTTGGGTATGCATGCAAAATTTGGTGTAGTTGAACCTGTTGGCGGTACTTATTATATTACACAAATAGATTCGGACGGCATTGCTTCAAAAGTTGAAAAAAGAAAAATTATACCATATAAAGAATTATTCAATATGGGTGGACAAGATACGGTAAGAGGCTTTGTTTGGGGTAGCATCGGACCTGCATGGACTACAGGCGCAAATGATCAGAATGGTAGTCCAATGGGAAGTAAATATATGTTCCAATTTAATGCAGAATTAATATTCCCATTGATTCCGGACTACTCAATGAAGGGGCATTTCTTCTATGATGCCGGTGCCGGATGGGATACGCCAAAAGATGCAATTACGCAAGAAGATAGAGCTTACATAAAACGCGATAGATTTAAATTACGTCATGCTGTCGGCTTTGGATTAAATTTAACACAACCTGTTCCTGCAAAAATTGACTGGGGATATAAACTTGATAGAGACAAGGCTGCCGGTGAATCGCCAAGTGAGTTTCATATTAGTATGAATTATGCATTTTAA